One Solanum lycopersicum chromosome 2, SLM_r2.1 genomic region harbors:
- the LOC138341915 gene encoding uncharacterized protein encodes MSAQQNVEQGQQLQMKNKGVIRQLYEHMKGEQQKPVWRCLMFNNVARPKAYFTMWIMLNQRLVTVDRLAQWGIEVEKICVMCKNEEETAEHLFLQCDYARRIWERLLSSMEKQTEVPLTWEQFVQWCIIHGKGKRPAAQMFKAILAEGIYGLWMERNNRIFEHKSRNEEQIVKEISYTTIVRTQHMVVK; translated from the coding sequence ATGAGTGCACAACAAAATGTGGAGCAAGGCCAGCAGCTACAAATGAAGAATAAAGGGGTGATTAGACAATTGTATGAACACATGAAGGGAGAACAACAAAAGCCAGTATGGAGATGTCTTATGTTCAACAATGTTGCAAGACCAAAAGCTTACTTCACAATGTGGATCATGCTGAATCAAAGGCTGGTAACAGTGGATAGACTAGCTCAGTGGGGAATTGAAGTAGAGAAGATTTGTGTGATGTgcaagaatgaagaagaaactgCTGAGCATCTGTTTCTACAATGTGACTATGCAAGAAGAATATGGGAGAGATTGTTAAGTTCAATGGAGAAACAAACTGAAGTTCCACTGACTTGGGAACAATTTGTGCAATGGTGCATTATACATGGGAAAGGGAAGAGGCCAGCTGCTCAAATGTTCAAGGCTATACTTGCTGAAGGTATATATGGATTGTGGATGGAGAGAAATAATCGAATCTTTGAACACAAGAGTAGAAATGAGGAACAAATTGTTAAAGAGATAAGCTACACTACTATTGTAAGAACTCAGCATATGGTAGTTAAGTAG